The following proteins come from a genomic window of Aphelocoma coerulescens isolate FSJ_1873_10779 chromosome 18, UR_Acoe_1.0, whole genome shotgun sequence:
- the CANT1 gene encoding soluble calcium-activated nucleotidase 1 isoform X3 — protein sequence MPVPPCHESMSPLRISVGGLPVLASMTKGADPRFRLRWKAIVLSSACVGFVLLLFCLHRSSPARHGPPSPRTWQLGLQAGDRYNDTYPLSPPQRNPEGVRYRIGVIADLDTQSRGSQEHTWFSYLKKGYLVLSDSGDRVTVEWDKDESMLQSHLAEKGRGMELSELVVFNGKLYAVDDRTGFKAEWLAVKDEHLYVGGLGKEWTTTTGEVVNENPQWVKVIGYKGDVSHENWVTNYNALRAAAGIRPPGYLIHESASWSDTLQRWFFLPRRASHERYSEKADEQRGTNLLLSSTQDFGDVTVGHVGKVVPTHGFSSFKFIPDTDDQIIVALKSEEDNGKISSYIMAFTLDGRFLLPETRIGSVKYEGIEFI from the exons ATGCCAGTCCCGCCCTGCCATGAGTCTATGAGCCCCCTCCGGATCAGCGTGGGTGGTCTGCCCGTCCTCGCGTCCATGACCAAGGGTGCTGACCCCCGCTTCCGACTGCGCTGGAAGGCCATCGTGCTGTCCTCAGCCTGCGtggggtttgtgctgctgctatTCTGCCTGCACCGTTCCTCCCCAGCACGGCATGGCCCCCCCAGCCCTCGCACCTGGCAGCTTGGCCTGCAGGCAGGGGACCGCTACAATGACACCTAcccgctgtcccccccccaGAGGAACCCTGAGGGCGTGCGCTACCGCATCGGCGTCATTGCAGACCTGGACACGCAGTCCCGGGGCTCCCAGGAGCACACCTGGTTCAGTTACCTGAAGAAGGGCTACCTGGTGCTGTCAGACAGTGGGGACAGAGTGACAGTGGAGTGGGACAAGGATGAGAGCATGCTGCAGTCCCACCTGGCTGAGAAGGGCCGGGGCATGGAGCTCTCAGAGCTGGTGGTTTTCAACGGGAAGCTGTACGCGGTGGACGACCGGACAG GCTTCaaggcagagtggctggcagTGAAGGACGAGCACCTGTATGTGGGAGGACTGGGCAAGGAGTGGACCACCACGACGGGGGAGGTGGTGAACGAGAACCCCCAGTGGGTGAAGGTCATTGGCTACAAGGGTGACGTGAGCCACGAGAACTGGGTGACAAACTACAACGCGCTGAGGGCTGCAGCGGGGATCCGGCCCCCAG GGTACCTGATCCACGAGTCGGCCTCCTGGAGCGACACGCTGCAGCGCTGGTTCTTCCTGCCGCGCCGCGCCAGCCACGAGCGCTACAGCGAGAAGGCGGATGAGCAGCGAGGCACCAACCTGCTGCTGAGTTCCACCCAGGACTTTGGGGATGTGACAGTGGGGCATGTGGGCAAAGTGGTTCCCACCCACGGCTTCTCCTCCTTCAAGTTCATCCCGGACACGGACGACCAGATCATTGTGGCGCTAAAATCAGAAGAGGACAATGGCAAGATCTCCAGCTACATCATGGCCTTCACACTGGACGGGCGCTTCCTCCTGCCCGAGACCAGGATTGGAAGTGTGAAGTACGAGGGCATTGAGTTTATTTAA
- the CANT1 gene encoding soluble calcium-activated nucleotidase 1 isoform X2, with translation MPVPPCHESMSPLRISVGGLPVLASMTKGADPRFRLRWKAIVLSSACVGFVLLLFCLHRSSPARHGPPSPRTWQLGLQAGDRYNDTYPLSPPQRNPEGVRYRIGVIADLDTQSRGSQEHTWFSYLKKGYLVLSDSGDRVTVEWDKDESMLQSHLAEKGRGMELSELVVFNGKLYAVDDRTGVVYQIEGNKVVPWVILPDGDGTVGKGFKAEWLAVKDEHLYVGGLGKEWTTTTGEVVNENPQWVKVIGYKGDVSHENWVTNYNALRAAAGIRPPGYLIHESASWSDTLQRWFFLPRRASHERYSEKADEQRGTNLLLSSTQDFGDVTVGHVGKVVPTHGFSSFKFIPDTDDQIIVALKSEEDNGKISSYIMAFTLDGRFLLPETRIGSVKYEGIEFI, from the exons ATGCCAGTCCCGCCCTGCCATGAGTCTATGAGCCCCCTCCGGATCAGCGTGGGTGGTCTGCCCGTCCTCGCGTCCATGACCAAGGGTGCTGACCCCCGCTTCCGACTGCGCTGGAAGGCCATCGTGCTGTCCTCAGCCTGCGtggggtttgtgctgctgctatTCTGCCTGCACCGTTCCTCCCCAGCACGGCATGGCCCCCCCAGCCCTCGCACCTGGCAGCTTGGCCTGCAGGCAGGGGACCGCTACAATGACACCTAcccgctgtcccccccccaGAGGAACCCTGAGGGCGTGCGCTACCGCATCGGCGTCATTGCAGACCTGGACACGCAGTCCCGGGGCTCCCAGGAGCACACCTGGTTCAGTTACCTGAAGAAGGGCTACCTGGTGCTGTCAGACAGTGGGGACAGAGTGACAGTGGAGTGGGACAAGGATGAGAGCATGCTGCAGTCCCACCTGGCTGAGAAGGGCCGGGGCATGGAGCTCTCAGAGCTGGTGGTTTTCAACGGGAAGCTGTACGCGGTGGACGACCGGACAGGTGTGGTCTACCAGATCGAGGGCAACAAGGTGGTGCCCTGGGTGATCCTCCCGGATGGGGATGGTACTGTGGGGAAAG GCTTCaaggcagagtggctggcagTGAAGGACGAGCACCTGTATGTGGGAGGACTGGGCAAGGAGTGGACCACCACGACGGGGGAGGTGGTGAACGAGAACCCCCAGTGGGTGAAGGTCATTGGCTACAAGGGTGACGTGAGCCACGAGAACTGGGTGACAAACTACAACGCGCTGAGGGCTGCAGCGGGGATCCGGCCCCCAG GGTACCTGATCCACGAGTCGGCCTCCTGGAGCGACACGCTGCAGCGCTGGTTCTTCCTGCCGCGCCGCGCCAGCCACGAGCGCTACAGCGAGAAGGCGGATGAGCAGCGAGGCACCAACCTGCTGCTGAGTTCCACCCAGGACTTTGGGGATGTGACAGTGGGGCATGTGGGCAAAGTGGTTCCCACCCACGGCTTCTCCTCCTTCAAGTTCATCCCGGACACGGACGACCAGATCATTGTGGCGCTAAAATCAGAAGAGGACAATGGCAAGATCTCCAGCTACATCATGGCCTTCACACTGGACGGGCGCTTCCTCCTGCCCGAGACCAGGATTGGAAGTGTGAAGTACGAGGGCATTGAGTTTATTTAA
- the CANT1 gene encoding soluble calcium-activated nucleotidase 1 isoform X1, producing MGQVEVLGRSCNPANMLGLLVRGRRGSQVRGAESDSSSIPGHAGSYLHEVGAPSAAGEGMGPLVAVLCCPPSSVSTKSSSLTFSLPSCHQVLLASTLMPVPPCHESMSPLRISVGGLPVLASMTKGADPRFRLRWKAIVLSSACVGFVLLLFCLHRSSPARHGPPSPRTWQLGLQAGDRYNDTYPLSPPQRNPEGVRYRIGVIADLDTQSRGSQEHTWFSYLKKGYLVLSDSGDRVTVEWDKDESMLQSHLAEKGRGMELSELVVFNGKLYAVDDRTGVVYQIEGNKVVPWVILPDGDGTVGKGFKAEWLAVKDEHLYVGGLGKEWTTTTGEVVNENPQWVKVIGYKGDVSHENWVTNYNALRAAAGIRPPGYLIHESASWSDTLQRWFFLPRRASHERYSEKADEQRGTNLLLSSTQDFGDVTVGHVGKVVPTHGFSSFKFIPDTDDQIIVALKSEEDNGKISSYIMAFTLDGRFLLPETRIGSVKYEGIEFI from the exons ATGGGACAGGTAGAGGTGCTGGGCAGGTCATGCAATCCTGCCAACATGCTGGGGCTCCTGGTCAGGGGGCGCAGAGGGAGCCAGGTAAGAGGGGCTGAGAGTGATTCCAGCAGCATTCCTGGGCATGCTGGCTCTTACCTGCACGAGGTGGGAGCACCTTCTGCTGCAGGAGAGGGGATGGGGCCCCTCGTGGCTGTGTTATGCTGTCCCCCGAGCTCAGTCAGCACCAAATCCAGCTCTTTGaccttctccctcccctcttGCCACCAGGTTCTCCTCGCCTCCACTCTGATGCCAGTCCCGCCCTGCCATGAGTCTATGAGCCCCCTCCGGATCAGCGTGGGTGGTCTGCCCGTCCTCGCGTCCATGACCAAGGGTGCTGACCCCCGCTTCCGACTGCGCTGGAAGGCCATCGTGCTGTCCTCAGCCTGCGtggggtttgtgctgctgctatTCTGCCTGCACCGTTCCTCCCCAGCACGGCATGGCCCCCCCAGCCCTCGCACCTGGCAGCTTGGCCTGCAGGCAGGGGACCGCTACAATGACACCTAcccgctgtcccccccccaGAGGAACCCTGAGGGCGTGCGCTACCGCATCGGCGTCATTGCAGACCTGGACACGCAGTCCCGGGGCTCCCAGGAGCACACCTGGTTCAGTTACCTGAAGAAGGGCTACCTGGTGCTGTCAGACAGTGGGGACAGAGTGACAGTGGAGTGGGACAAGGATGAGAGCATGCTGCAGTCCCACCTGGCTGAGAAGGGCCGGGGCATGGAGCTCTCAGAGCTGGTGGTTTTCAACGGGAAGCTGTACGCGGTGGACGACCGGACAGGTGTGGTCTACCAGATCGAGGGCAACAAGGTGGTGCCCTGGGTGATCCTCCCGGATGGGGATGGTACTGTGGGGAAAG GCTTCaaggcagagtggctggcagTGAAGGACGAGCACCTGTATGTGGGAGGACTGGGCAAGGAGTGGACCACCACGACGGGGGAGGTGGTGAACGAGAACCCCCAGTGGGTGAAGGTCATTGGCTACAAGGGTGACGTGAGCCACGAGAACTGGGTGACAAACTACAACGCGCTGAGGGCTGCAGCGGGGATCCGGCCCCCAG GGTACCTGATCCACGAGTCGGCCTCCTGGAGCGACACGCTGCAGCGCTGGTTCTTCCTGCCGCGCCGCGCCAGCCACGAGCGCTACAGCGAGAAGGCGGATGAGCAGCGAGGCACCAACCTGCTGCTGAGTTCCACCCAGGACTTTGGGGATGTGACAGTGGGGCATGTGGGCAAAGTGGTTCCCACCCACGGCTTCTCCTCCTTCAAGTTCATCCCGGACACGGACGACCAGATCATTGTGGCGCTAAAATCAGAAGAGGACAATGGCAAGATCTCCAGCTACATCATGGCCTTCACACTGGACGGGCGCTTCCTCCTGCCCGAGACCAGGATTGGAAGTGTGAAGTACGAGGGCATTGAGTTTATTTAA
- the C1QTNF1 gene encoding complement C1q tumor necrosis factor-related protein 1 isoform X1 — translation MEGLWVHGVLLIFLLPCPVGSQTSSIPDQRWWTDPNEAPSEHQAARATQEQKADGAQEELPPQPRCVRCCPPPEKRFYPQYQPMPQINMTILKGEKGDRGERGMQGKFGKTGVAGSRGHAGPKGQKGSMGAPGERCKSHYAAFSVGRKKPLHSNDYYQTLIFDTEFVNLYDHFNMFTGKFYCYIPGIYYFSLNVHTWNQKETYLHIMRNGVEVVILYAQVSDRSIMQSQSVMLELKEQDEVWVRLYKGERENAVFSDEYDTYITFSGHLIKYSGDP, via the exons AtggaggggctgtgggtgcaTGGTGTCCTGCTCATcttcctgctgccctgccctgtgggGAGCCAGACCAGCTCCATCCCTGACCAGCGATGGTGGACAGACCCCAATGAGGCCCCATCTGAGCACCAAGCTGCCAG ggccacacaggagcagaaGGCTGACGGTGCCCAGGAGGAGctgcccccacagccccgctgtgtccGCTGCTGCCCCCCACCCGAAAAGCGCTTCTACCCCCAGTACCAGCCCATGCCTCAGATCAACATGACCATCCTGAAAG gaGAGAAGGGGGACCGCGGTGAGCGTGGCATGCAGGGCAAGTTCGGCAAGACAGGGGTGGCCGGGAGCAGGGGCCATGCAGGGCCCAAGGGACAGAAGGGCAGCATGGGCGCCCCCGGGGAGCGCTGCAAGAGCCACTACGCCGCCTTCTCCGTGGGCCGCAAGAAACCCCTGCACAGTAACGACTACTACCAGACCCTCATCTTCGACACGGAGTTTGTCAACCTCTACGACCACTTCAACATGTTCACGGGCAAGTTTTACTGCTACATCCCCGGGATCTACTACTTCAGCCTCAATGTGCACACCTGGAACCAGAAGGAGACGTACCTGCACATCATGCGCAACGGGGTGGAGGTGGTGATCCTCTACGCCCAGGTGAGCGACCGCAGCATCATGCAGAGCCAGAGCGTCATGCTGGAGCtgaaggagcaggatgaggtCTGGGTGCGGCTCTACAAGGGCGAGCGTGAGAACGCTGTCTTCAGTGATGAGTACGACACTTACATCACCTTCAGCGGCCACCTCATCAAGTACAGTGGGGACCCCTGA
- the C1QTNF1 gene encoding complement C1q tumor necrosis factor-related protein 1 isoform X2 yields MPQINMTILKGEKGDRGERGMQGKFGKTGVAGSRGHAGPKGQKGSMGAPGERCKSHYAAFSVGRKKPLHSNDYYQTLIFDTEFVNLYDHFNMFTGKFYCYIPGIYYFSLNVHTWNQKETYLHIMRNGVEVVILYAQVSDRSIMQSQSVMLELKEQDEVWVRLYKGERENAVFSDEYDTYITFSGHLIKYSGDP; encoded by the exons ATGCCTCAGATCAACATGACCATCCTGAAAG gaGAGAAGGGGGACCGCGGTGAGCGTGGCATGCAGGGCAAGTTCGGCAAGACAGGGGTGGCCGGGAGCAGGGGCCATGCAGGGCCCAAGGGACAGAAGGGCAGCATGGGCGCCCCCGGGGAGCGCTGCAAGAGCCACTACGCCGCCTTCTCCGTGGGCCGCAAGAAACCCCTGCACAGTAACGACTACTACCAGACCCTCATCTTCGACACGGAGTTTGTCAACCTCTACGACCACTTCAACATGTTCACGGGCAAGTTTTACTGCTACATCCCCGGGATCTACTACTTCAGCCTCAATGTGCACACCTGGAACCAGAAGGAGACGTACCTGCACATCATGCGCAACGGGGTGGAGGTGGTGATCCTCTACGCCCAGGTGAGCGACCGCAGCATCATGCAGAGCCAGAGCGTCATGCTGGAGCtgaaggagcaggatgaggtCTGGGTGCGGCTCTACAAGGGCGAGCGTGAGAACGCTGTCTTCAGTGATGAGTACGACACTTACATCACCTTCAGCGGCCACCTCATCAAGTACAGTGGGGACCCCTGA
- the ENGASE gene encoding cytosolic endo-beta-N-acetylglucosaminidase, which translates to MAEAPEGPARRGRRTGTEAGAGAEEPAEAERAGRRRRSFQPAADIQGTTVLHDTISDRPQPLPARYFDTKTTEPISFFLSGLEELLAWQPNSNDEFNVSAVPLAKRQPPLHSRRPRTLVCHDMRGGYLEDRFIQGSATRNPYVFYHWRYIDIFVYFSHHTVTIPPVVWTNAAHRNGVPVLGTFITEWTDGEKLCEAFLAGGEEAYGTVAKQLARIAQHYRFDGWLVNIENTLSAAAVGNLPLFLRDLTAQVHSAVPGGLVIWYDSVLKDGTLKWQNELNDQNRMFFDACDGLFTNYNWKEEQLQHTHQLAGPRQNDIYVGVDVFARGDVIGGGFDTDKSLRLIRQYGLSAAIFAPGWVYEHLGKENFLQNENRFWGSLAEYLPTHSICTLPLTTSFSLGMGTSTFLDGKDEESGPWYDLSAQDIQPLYPELQGRLSTSCCLQDAWCGGSSLQLQGTIPPGEERVAVRLFSLQMPAPPKLFLTLLYKLEGPQPDDFTVALEVTTWDSGICLEGNPTSLPEPNGRHYPRFLPAPPPGLAKLLAACHRGSHGWTSRCYELELQDCSLRDLSVIVSRQQPSLEETSFTCLLGEVRVLDIASMAASPAQVHNVLASQLWWQEGPEPEQLSLSLTLRWSFPPGRARWFRVLSQGAKCRLGQTAPQLLGLAQGCLFRAVGLSVLRPAPGESCRLELLVEPILQDELPVDPDRWGRLVLVYSAPGSGTSSDGH; encoded by the exons atGGCGGAGGCGCCGGAGGGGCCCGCGCGGCGCGGGAGGAGGACGGGAACCGAGGCCGGGGCCGGAGCGGAGGAGCCGGCGGAGGCGGagcgggccgggcggcggcggcggag CTTCCAGCCGGCGGCGGACATCCAGGGAACCACTGTCCTGCACGACACCATCAGCGACCGCCCGCAGCCCCTGCCAG CAAGGTACTTCGACACGAAGACGACGGAGCCCATCAGCTTCTTCTTGTCCGGACTGGAGGAACTGCTGGCCTGGCAGCCCAACAGCAACGACGAGTTCAACGTGTCAGCTGTGCCTCTGGCCAAGCGCCAGCCCCCACTCCACAGCAGGAGGCCCCGGACACTGGTGTGCCATGACATGCGTGGCGGCTACTTGGAGGACAG GTTCATCCAGGGCTCGGCCACACGCAACCCCTATGTCTTCTACCACTGGCGCTACATCGACATCTTTGTCTACTTCAGCCACCACACTGTCACCATCCCGCCCGTGGTCTGGACCAATGCAGCACACCGGAACGGCGTCCCTGTGCTGG GCACATTCATCACGGAGTGGACAGATGGGGAGAAGCTGTGCGAGGCGTTCCTGGCCGGCGGGGAGGAGGCGTACGGCACCGTGGCCAAGCAGCTGGCCCGCATTGCCCAGCACTACCGCTTCGATGGCTGGCTGGTCAACATAGAGAACACGCTGAGC GCGGCAGCGGTGGGGAACCTGCCGCTCTTCCTGCGGGACCTGACGGCACAGGTGCACAGCGCCGTGCCGGGAGGACTGGTGATCTGGTATGACAGCGTCCTGAAGGATGGCACTCTGAAGTGGCAGAATGAGCTGAACGATCAGAATAG GATGTTTTTTGATGCCTGTGATGGGCTGTTCACCAACTACAACTGGaaggaggagcagctgcagcacacaCACCAACTTGCCGGGCCACGCCAAAACGACATCTATGTCGGCGTTGATGTCTTTGCCCGTGGGGATGTGATTGGTGGTGGCTTTGACACTGACAAG TCCCTGCGCCTGATCCGGCAGTATGGCCTCTCCGCAGCCATCTTCGCTCCTGGCTGGGTCTATGAGCACCTGGGGAAGGAAAACTTCCTGCAGAACGAGAACAG GTTCTGGGGCTCGCTGGCTGAATACCTGCCCACACACAGCATTTGCACACTGCCCCTCACCACTTCCTTCAGCCTGGGCATGGGCACCAGCACGTTTCTGGATGGGAAG GATGAAGAGTCTGGGCCCTGGTATGACCTGAGCGCACAGGACATCCAGCCACTGTACCCGGAACTCCAGGGCAGGCTGagcaccagctgctgcctgcaggacGCCTGGTGCGggggcagctccctgcagctgcaggggaccATCCCCCCCGGCGAGGAGCGCGTGGCTGTCCG CCTCTTCTCTTTGCAGATGCCGGCCCCCCCCAAGCTCTTCCTGACCCTGCTCTACAAGCTGGAGGGGCCACAGCCTGATGACTTCACAGTGGCACTGGAGGTCACCACCTGGGACTCAGGGATCTGCCTTGAGGGCAACCCCACCTCCCTGCCCG AGCCCAACGGCCGGCACTACCCCCGGTTCCTGCCGGCACCACCACCCGGCCTCGCCAAGCTGCTTGCCGCCTGCCACCGTGGCTCCCATGGCTGGACCAGCCG GTGCTatgagctggagctgcaggattGCAGCCTACGAGACCTCTCTGTGATCGTGTCCCGCCAGCAgcccagcctggaggagacgTCCTTCACCTGCCTCCTCGGGGAGGTCCGG GTGCTGGACATAGCCAGCATGGCAGCCTCCCCAGCGCAGGTGCACAACGTGCTGGCCTCGCAGCTCTGGTGGCAGGAGGGCCCTGAGCCCGAGCAGCTCTCGCTCAGCCTCACCCTGCGCTGGTCCTTCCCGCCCGGCCGTGCCAGATGGTTCCGTGTCCTGAGCCAGGGTGCCAAGTGCCGCCTGGGCCAGACAGCGCcgcagctgctggggctggcccAGGGCTGCCTGTTCCGTGCTGTGGGGCTGTCGGTGCTGCGCCCAGCGCCTGGAGAGTCCTGccggctggagctgctggtggagcCAATACTGCAGGATGAGCTCCCTGTGGACCCTGACCGCTGGGGCCGCCTCGTGCTGGTCTATTCTGCGCCAGGCAGCGGCACCAGCTCAGATGGGCATTAA